A part of Sediminispirochaeta bajacaliforniensis DSM 16054 genomic DNA contains:
- a CDS encoding DUF1667 domain-containing protein codes for MEGNNCKLGPEYVKQEIEDPRRILPTSVRVRNGVRPLAPVWTPQAIPKGMLLELAAVSRTIELDAPVHVGDIVLSNWKGLGIDLVASGEVASNT; via the coding sequence ATGGAGGGAAATAATTGTAAACTGGGCCCGGAATATGTCAAACAGGAGATTGAAGACCCTCGGAGGATTCTCCCCACATCGGTCAGGGTTCGTAATGGTGTAAGGCCCCTTGCACCTGTTTGGACTCCACAGGCAATTCCCAAAGGCATGCTTCTCGAACTTGCAGCGGTGAGCAGGACCATTGAACTTGATGCTCCGGTGCATGTAGGCGACATTGTGCTGTCGAACTGGAAGGGGCTGGGTATAGATCTTGTCGCCAGCGGGGAGGTAGCGAGTAATACATAG
- a CDS encoding MIP/aquaporin family protein, producing MAFTPMQQYFAEFIGTMVLILLGDGVCANVSLAKNKGNSSGWIVIATGWGLAVAFAAYITGWVSGAHINPAVTIAFAAIGVFPWAMVPGFIIAQMLGAFVGAVLVYIAYKDHFDATDDAAAKLGTFATGPAVRNLGRNTVTEIVGTAILVLGLLGISHTMGGSGTVNAGMSSFVAGFLIFSIGLSLGGPTGYAINPARDLGPRIAHAVLPIKGKGSSDWSYGLTVPIIGPIIGGILGGLLWVVFLNVTGI from the coding sequence ATGGCATTTACCCCGATGCAACAGTACTTTGCGGAGTTTATCGGAACAATGGTGCTGATCCTCTTGGGAGATGGCGTCTGTGCGAACGTGAGCCTCGCAAAGAACAAAGGAAATTCCAGTGGGTGGATCGTTATCGCTACCGGATGGGGCCTTGCAGTGGCCTTTGCTGCGTACATTACTGGGTGGGTTTCCGGTGCGCACATCAACCCCGCAGTCACGATCGCTTTTGCAGCAATCGGTGTGTTCCCTTGGGCAATGGTTCCGGGCTTTATTATTGCTCAGATGCTGGGAGCCTTCGTCGGTGCCGTTCTTGTTTACATTGCGTACAAGGATCATTTTGATGCTACCGATGATGCCGCTGCTAAGTTAGGGACTTTTGCTACGGGACCGGCAGTCAGAAATCTTGGTAGAAACACTGTCACGGAAATTGTTGGCACAGCAATACTGGTTTTAGGGCTCCTCGGGATCAGCCATACAATGGGTGGCTCCGGGACAGTGAATGCTGGAATGTCTTCTTTTGTTGCTGGTTTCCTGATTTTTTCGATTGGTCTTTCTCTGGGTGGACCTACCGGTTATGCTATTAACCCCGCCAGGGACCTCGGCCCACGTATCGCCCATGCTGTACTCCCTATTAAGGGAAAGGGATCAAGTGACTGGTCTTATGGTTTGACTGTTCCTATTATCGGCCCCATCATTGGAGGTATTCTTGGTGGCCTTCTTTGGGTAGTGTTTCTCAATGTAACAGGAATCTAA
- the glpK gene encoding glycerol kinase GlpK codes for MAKKYVMAFDAGTTSNRAILFDHEGQIVSVAQQEFPQIFPKPGWVEHNPMEIWGTQSGVARAVLNKAGIQPDEVAAIGITNQRETAIVWEKKTGKPIMNGIVWQDRRTAGICDKMKAAGLSNYVKDTTGLVIDAYFSGTKVKWMLDNVPGAREKADNGELLFGTVDTWIIWNLTGGEAHVTDYSNASRTLMFNIKKLEWDERMLKELGVPRSMLPEVRPSSEVYGYTAEKTFGGAKIPVAAAIGDQQGALFGQACFEKGMAKNTYGTGSFVLMNTGTTPMASNTGLATTIAWGLNGKVDYALEGSIFVTGAAVQWLRDELKIVSDAADTNYFAQKVKDTNGVYMVPAFVGLGAPYWDQYARGAIVGLTRGANRDHIVRATLESIAYQTRDVVECLEKDSGIETKELKVDGGASMNNFLMQFQADILNVPVLRPKIVETTARGSAFLAGLAVGFWKDQKDLQNAFELDRRFDPALGEADRNRLYKGWQKAVEKAKKWEDEA; via the coding sequence ATGGCGAAAAAATATGTGATGGCGTTTGATGCAGGTACGACGAGCAACCGGGCGATACTTTTTGATCACGAGGGTCAAATCGTCAGCGTCGCTCAGCAGGAGTTTCCGCAGATCTTCCCGAAACCGGGTTGGGTGGAACACAATCCGATGGAGATCTGGGGTACCCAGAGTGGTGTTGCCCGGGCCGTGCTCAATAAAGCCGGTATCCAGCCAGATGAGGTTGCCGCGATCGGTATCACCAATCAACGTGAGACCGCCATTGTCTGGGAAAAGAAGACAGGCAAACCGATCATGAACGGCATCGTTTGGCAGGACCGCCGAACTGCCGGTATCTGCGATAAAATGAAGGCCGCCGGACTTTCCAACTATGTTAAGGATACCACGGGACTTGTTATCGATGCATACTTTTCAGGAACGAAGGTAAAGTGGATGCTCGATAATGTTCCCGGTGCACGTGAAAAGGCGGACAACGGCGAACTTCTTTTCGGCACAGTTGATACATGGATCATCTGGAACCTTACCGGTGGAGAGGCCCATGTGACCGATTACTCCAATGCCTCCCGAACGCTGATGTTCAATATCAAAAAACTTGAGTGGGATGAAAGGATGTTGAAAGAGCTTGGGGTGCCTCGCTCAATGCTCCCTGAAGTTCGCCCTTCCAGTGAGGTTTATGGTTATACTGCCGAAAAAACCTTCGGTGGAGCAAAGATCCCCGTTGCTGCTGCCATTGGTGATCAGCAGGGTGCTCTTTTCGGGCAGGCCTGTTTTGAGAAAGGTATGGCAAAGAACACCTATGGTACCGGGAGTTTCGTTTTAATGAATACCGGAACGACACCTATGGCTTCCAATACCGGTCTGGCGACAACAATCGCATGGGGATTAAACGGCAAGGTAGACTATGCACTCGAAGGCTCAATTTTCGTAACTGGCGCAGCCGTACAGTGGCTCCGTGACGAATTGAAGATTGTCTCCGATGCGGCTGATACCAACTACTTTGCTCAAAAAGTGAAAGATACAAATGGTGTCTACATGGTTCCTGCGTTTGTCGGACTTGGGGCTCCCTATTGGGATCAGTATGCCCGTGGCGCGATCGTCGGTCTGACAAGGGGTGCAAACAGGGATCATATTGTCCGTGCGACTCTTGAATCGATTGCCTATCAGACACGAGACGTCGTCGAGTGTCTTGAAAAGGACTCCGGCATCGAGACCAAAGAACTTAAGGTCGACGGCGGTGCGAGCATGAATAACTTCCTCATGCAGTTTCAGGCCGACATCCTCAATGTCCCTGTTCTCAGGCCGAAGATCGTGGAAACGACCGCGCGCGGGTCTGCGTTCCTTGCCGGTCTTGCAGTAGGTTTCTGGAAAGATCAGAAGGATCTTCAGAATGCATTTGAACTGGATCGAAGATTTGATCCTGCTCTTGGTGAGGCAGATCGGAATCGGCTCTATAAGGGCTGGCAGAAGGCTGTGGAAAAAGCAAAAAAGTGGGAAGACGAAGCGTAA
- a CDS encoding NAD(P)/FAD-dependent oxidoreductase, with amino-acid sequence METTKQYDVIVIGGGPAGMAAAIKAYEEGKGKVLIIERNDSLGGILPQCIHNGFGAVNFDRDYPGPQYAYMYEKKLRSYDIEILLDTMVLEISAEKEVYAMNSAMGYLHLQSKAIVLAMGCRERTRSQIRLPGTRAAGIYTAGTAQRLVNIEGYMPGKRIVILGSGDIGMIMARRFTIEGAKVLSVLELQPFLTGLRRNYVQCLQDYGIPLHLSTTVNKIMGADRVEAIETVQVDEQYNPIEGSEEIIECDTLVLSVGLIPENEISRKAGVKLDRRTNGPIVDSYMMTTIPGIFAAGNVTFVYDLVDYVSQAGELAGLNAARYARNERIDSQLGIRLKPGRNVGSVVPQKIMITKDDETGTSITLRPNALIEHRVTVELKYGDETVVSFKEQYARPAEMMFHKLKEKELARLEEIKSGELTAVIS; translated from the coding sequence ATGGAAACAACAAAGCAGTATGATGTAATTGTGATAGGCGGGGGGCCGGCGGGAATGGCTGCCGCCATCAAAGCCTATGAAGAGGGGAAAGGAAAGGTTCTCATCATCGAGCGAAACGACAGCCTCGGAGGGATCCTTCCTCAATGCATCCATAACGGTTTCGGGGCCGTTAATTTCGACAGAGATTATCCCGGTCCCCAATATGCCTATATGTACGAGAAGAAACTTCGTTCTTACGACATAGAAATCTTGCTCGATACAATGGTTCTGGAGATCAGTGCCGAGAAAGAGGTCTATGCCATGAATTCGGCAATGGGCTATCTCCATCTGCAGTCAAAAGCCATCGTCCTGGCAATGGGATGCCGGGAACGAACAAGGTCGCAGATACGCCTGCCGGGGACACGGGCAGCGGGAATCTATACCGCGGGAACAGCCCAAAGGCTGGTCAACATCGAAGGATACATGCCGGGAAAACGTATCGTCATTCTCGGTTCCGGCGATATCGGAATGATCATGGCCCGAAGATTCACCATCGAGGGAGCGAAGGTTCTCAGCGTGCTGGAGCTGCAGCCCTTTCTTACCGGCCTGCGCCGAAACTATGTGCAGTGCCTCCAGGATTATGGTATTCCCCTTCACCTCTCCACCACGGTCAACAAGATCATGGGAGCCGACCGTGTAGAGGCAATTGAAACGGTTCAAGTAGATGAGCAGTACAACCCAATCGAAGGAAGTGAAGAAATCATAGAATGCGATACCCTTGTACTATCCGTGGGCTTGATCCCGGAAAACGAGATATCGAGAAAGGCTGGTGTCAAACTTGATCGAAGAACAAACGGCCCGATCGTCGACAGTTATATGATGACTACTATTCCCGGTATCTTTGCCGCAGGGAATGTCACCTTTGTCTACGACCTGGTCGATTATGTAAGTCAGGCGGGTGAGTTGGCGGGTCTCAATGCGGCCCGTTATGCACGGAATGAACGGATTGATTCGCAACTGGGAATCAGGCTGAAGCCGGGACGCAATGTCGGCAGTGTTGTCCCGCAAAAAATCATGATCACTAAAGACGATGAGACGGGGACATCGATAACCCTGCGGCCGAATGCCCTCATAGAACATAGGGTGACGGTCGAACTCAAATATGGAGACGAAACGGTAGTCTCCTTCAAGGAGCAATATGCCCGCCCTGCGGAGATGATGTTTCATAAGCTGAAGGAAAAAGAGTTGGCACGTTTGGAAGAGATAAAATCAGGTGAACTAACGGCGGTGATATCATGA
- a CDS encoding NAD(P)/FAD-dependent oxidoreductase: METKNFDVVIIGAGIVGSMVAQRLSKFKLSVAVLEKEVDVGMGQSTANSAILHSGHDPEPGTMKAKMNKRGNELWKQYAPELGVEICDTGALVVAMNPEEKKQIKVLYERSNENGIEGVEMWSRAQTLAREPHLSPECTGALWTPTAGVIDPFEGVVAAAEHAALNGVQFFFNTEVQHMVVEEGKLTTVKTNRGDFHARWFVNAAGIHSDEIMHMVGDRPDFVIRARRGEYMIFDKAKVKVSNVIFPMPTENGKGILVSVTAHGNTLIGPNAHAIEQKEDTAVTKFGLSEILEQSKKVVPTISAQDVIATFSGVRATGNYCPDGSHRDFLIEISKRVKGLINLAGIESPGYVSSPAIAEEVERLLREEAGETFEDKEEYQPTRQPRVRFAKLSHDERAELIRKNPAYGRIVCRCEEVTEGEIVAAIHAPIPAMTYDAIKRRTWLGTGRCQGSFDYPRTMEILSRELNIPMTEITKRGPGSVFLFRKTKEIVEAGGTDGNNKAV, from the coding sequence ATGGAGACCAAGAATTTTGATGTGGTTATCATCGGAGCCGGTATTGTCGGTTCAATGGTGGCCCAACGCTTATCGAAGTTTAAGCTATCGGTTGCGGTATTGGAAAAAGAGGTAGATGTAGGAATGGGGCAGAGTACGGCAAACAGCGCAATTCTCCACTCCGGCCACGATCCAGAACCGGGGACGATGAAAGCCAAAATGAACAAACGCGGCAACGAGTTGTGGAAACAGTATGCTCCCGAACTTGGTGTCGAAATCTGCGATACCGGCGCGTTGGTCGTGGCCATGAATCCCGAAGAAAAAAAACAGATTAAGGTGTTATACGAGCGTTCGAACGAAAATGGCATCGAGGGGGTGGAGATGTGGAGCCGTGCGCAGACCCTTGCCAGAGAACCCCATCTTTCACCCGAATGTACAGGGGCATTATGGACACCAACAGCCGGCGTCATCGACCCCTTCGAAGGCGTGGTTGCGGCGGCGGAACACGCAGCGTTGAATGGTGTGCAATTCTTCTTCAACACCGAGGTGCAACATATGGTGGTGGAAGAGGGGAAATTAACGACCGTCAAAACGAACAGGGGTGATTTTCATGCCCGCTGGTTCGTCAATGCCGCAGGAATTCACAGCGATGAGATCATGCATATGGTGGGAGATCGTCCCGACTTTGTCATAAGGGCCAGGCGCGGAGAATATATGATCTTCGACAAGGCAAAGGTCAAAGTGTCCAACGTTATTTTTCCCATGCCGACGGAAAATGGAAAGGGAATTCTTGTTTCGGTGACGGCACACGGGAATACCCTCATAGGCCCCAATGCTCACGCCATCGAACAAAAAGAGGATACTGCAGTCACTAAATTCGGATTAAGCGAGATTCTCGAACAATCAAAAAAGGTAGTGCCCACAATCAGCGCTCAGGATGTCATTGCCACCTTTTCAGGTGTACGGGCAACCGGAAACTACTGTCCCGATGGTTCACACCGTGACTTTCTTATCGAAATCTCAAAACGGGTCAAAGGACTCATAAACCTTGCTGGAATCGAATCACCGGGTTATGTCTCCTCACCGGCAATTGCCGAAGAGGTCGAGCGGCTCCTTCGGGAAGAGGCGGGAGAAACCTTCGAGGATAAAGAAGAGTACCAGCCGACCCGTCAGCCCCGCGTCAGGTTTGCCAAACTAAGCCATGACGAACGTGCGGAGCTTATTAGGAAGAATCCGGCATACGGTCGTATCGTCTGTCGCTGCGAAGAGGTGACCGAAGGAGAAATCGTTGCGGCAATTCATGCGCCGATTCCTGCGATGACCTACGATGCCATAAAACGGAGGACATGGCTCGGAACCGGACGCTGTCAGGGGAGTTTTGATTACCCGAGAACCATGGAAATTCTTTCCCGGGAGCTCAATATACCGATGACGGAAATTACGAAAAGAGGACCCGGATCGGTTTTTCTTTTCCGCAAAACAAAAGAGATAGTGGAAGCCGGAGGTACCGATGGAAACAACAAAGCAGTATGA
- a CDS encoding PAS domain-containing hybrid sensor histidine kinase/response regulator, which translates to MNNNDDIFNRFIPKEIQNFVLENLPEICCYLDTDQHIVWANKAARKNLSFGAFEGEKFFCFNLWRGQSEICPTCPVQKSLKTGKIEKAILDHGANGIWEVVAFPLKTPAGKITGAMEFAYDQTEIRRKGEELEEQYQKYLMLYDKSPNPYQALDQEGNIIDVNPAWEKTLGYTKEEVIGRWFGSFLKEEHIERFRSQFIAADSEYDERTTEYEIRTKDRTFLRIAMEGCIRFPHEQTGMTSYCVFKDITTQREMQQALEVDISREKELNNKKSMLMANVSHELRTPLNGILGFVSLLQNRVKDPIELEYLEMIRHSGEKLLDIIESLLTLSSIERRKNDDTQRHFNIDHLVRSLVSMYESDGRNERLQYKVVVDERLKRLMGDGDAVSHILNQLLSNASKFSEGGEILCKVSAQKKQMVIVLNDQGIGIPKEEQDKVFERFYQCEQPITRTYGGIGIGLSIVKEEVDSLGGTIELESEYGVGTKVTVKLPWSEGLQIIRQESETEEPEHAMEGRRILIAEDEMINRLFLSVLLKKAGHIVIEANNGKEAVTQAIQHKPDLILMDLSMPVMDGIEAAKNIGMNKETAEIPIVAVTAYDSDEYKTKCKSVGMKGFLAKPVDTHQLFHVMETMLK; encoded by the coding sequence ATGAATAATAATGATGATATTTTCAATCGTTTTATTCCGAAAGAGATCCAAAATTTTGTTCTTGAGAATTTACCTGAGATCTGTTGTTATTTAGATACCGATCAACATATTGTCTGGGCCAATAAGGCAGCACGTAAAAATCTTTCCTTTGGGGCCTTCGAAGGGGAGAAGTTTTTTTGCTTTAACCTGTGGAGAGGGCAATCGGAAATTTGCCCCACATGCCCTGTGCAAAAGAGCCTGAAAACAGGAAAAATAGAGAAAGCAATCTTAGATCATGGAGCCAACGGTATCTGGGAGGTGGTTGCCTTCCCATTAAAAACCCCGGCAGGAAAAATCACCGGGGCAATGGAATTCGCCTATGATCAAACCGAGATAAGAAGGAAAGGAGAAGAGCTGGAAGAACAATACCAAAAATACCTGATGCTTTACGACAAATCTCCCAATCCATATCAGGCCCTTGACCAGGAGGGGAATATTATCGATGTAAATCCTGCCTGGGAAAAGACCCTCGGCTATACAAAAGAAGAGGTAATCGGCAGATGGTTCGGAAGCTTTCTAAAGGAAGAGCACATCGAACGCTTTCGCAGCCAGTTCATCGCCGCTGATTCAGAATATGATGAACGAACAACCGAATATGAAATAAGAACAAAAGACAGAACCTTTTTACGCATCGCAATGGAAGGGTGCATCAGATTTCCGCATGAACAAACAGGCATGACCAGCTATTGCGTCTTCAAGGACATTACCACTCAAAGAGAAATGCAGCAGGCCCTTGAGGTCGACATATCGAGAGAAAAAGAGTTAAACAATAAAAAATCGATGCTTATGGCAAATGTTAGCCATGAGCTGAGAACCCCGCTCAACGGTATTCTTGGTTTTGTCTCGCTGTTGCAAAATAGGGTGAAGGACCCGATCGAGCTGGAATATTTAGAGATGATTCGTCATTCCGGTGAAAAGCTTTTGGACATCATCGAATCGCTGCTTACCCTCAGCTCGATAGAGCGCCGAAAAAACGACGACACCCAACGCCACTTTAATATAGATCATTTGGTTCGAAGTCTTGTCAGCATGTATGAATCGGATGGACGTAACGAAAGACTTCAGTACAAGGTAGTAGTGGATGAACGGCTAAAACGCCTTATGGGTGACGGTGACGCCGTCAGTCATATTCTCAATCAGCTGCTTTCCAACGCATCGAAGTTCAGCGAAGGCGGAGAAATTTTGTGCAAGGTATCCGCACAAAAAAAACAGATGGTGATAGTCCTCAACGATCAAGGTATAGGAATTCCAAAAGAAGAGCAGGATAAGGTATTTGAACGTTTCTATCAGTGTGAACAGCCGATAACAAGAACCTACGGAGGCATCGGCATCGGCCTCTCCATCGTAAAAGAAGAAGTCGATAGTCTCGGCGGAACCATCGAGCTGGAATCGGAATACGGGGTGGGAACCAAAGTAACCGTAAAGTTGCCCTGGAGCGAAGGGCTCCAGATCATCCGTCAGGAAAGCGAAACCGAGGAACCAGAGCATGCCATGGAAGGCCGAAGGATTTTGATTGCGGAAGATGAAATGATCAACAGGCTTTTCCTCTCCGTTCTATTGAAAAAAGCCGGCCACATCGTGATCGAGGCGAATAATGGAAAGGAAGCCGTCACCCAGGCAATACAGCATAAACCTGATCTTATTCTGATGGATCTCAGTATGCCGGTGATGGACGGAATCGAGGCTGCCAAAAATATCGGCATGAATAAGGAAACAGCCGAAATTCCCATCGTTGCCGTAACAGCATATGACAGTGATGAATATAAAACGAAGTGTAAAAGTGTCGGAATGAAAGGTTTTCTTGCAAAACCGGTGGATACCCACCAATTGTTTCATGTCATGGAAACAATGCTGAAATAA
- a CDS encoding sugar-binding transcriptional regulator, which yields MRSQESIYQEALQVATLYYYHGLTTEAIAKEMNFSRPKVSRLLSHARQSGMVEIRIVNVENKLLPLEQSIKDHFGLENVHIVPVPKLLGEMVWLEYVAQYAANYLNEILEPGCTLAVAWGTTISEIAVHLIPKRMPGITIVQMNGSGNTYTPDNRYAANILQKFSENYEASYLLFPVPTFFDYRETKEALFRERSIKKIIETQNNADILLYSVGAVDAGVPSHIYSSGYLEPEDIQSLEEQGVVGDLATVFFREDGTYKDIPINQRASGPSLELYKKAPRAICVVSGRAKIHGLHAALRAGYVKELIVDEPTAHLLWQRMGHSLDDL from the coding sequence ATGAGATCCCAGGAAAGCATTTATCAGGAAGCCTTACAGGTAGCTACATTATACTATTATCACGGCCTGACCACCGAGGCTATTGCCAAGGAAATGAATTTTTCCCGGCCGAAGGTATCGCGGTTGCTCAGCCATGCCCGTCAAAGCGGCATGGTTGAAATTCGCATTGTAAATGTGGAAAACAAGCTGCTTCCTCTCGAACAGAGTATTAAAGATCACTTCGGGCTTGAAAATGTCCACATCGTTCCCGTTCCCAAGCTGCTTGGCGAGATGGTCTGGCTTGAGTATGTGGCGCAATATGCGGCCAACTATCTGAATGAAATCCTCGAACCGGGCTGTACCCTCGCCGTCGCCTGGGGAACCACCATCAGCGAAATCGCGGTACATCTTATTCCCAAGCGAATGCCGGGCATTACCATCGTTCAGATGAACGGTTCGGGTAATACCTATACCCCCGACAACCGCTATGCCGCAAACATTCTTCAAAAATTTTCCGAAAACTACGAAGCGAGTTACCTTCTTTTTCCCGTTCCCACATTTTTCGACTACAGAGAAACGAAGGAAGCCCTTTTCAGGGAACGAAGCATCAAGAAAATCATTGAAACACAGAACAATGCCGATATACTCCTCTACAGTGTAGGGGCCGTGGATGCCGGAGTTCCCAGTCACATCTACTCCAGCGGTTATCTCGAACCGGAAGACATCCAGTCCCTGGAAGAACAGGGGGTTGTGGGAGACCTTGCAACGGTTTTCTTCCGTGAAGATGGTACCTACAAAGACATCCCCATCAACCAACGGGCAAGCGGCCCATCCCTTGAACTCTACAAAAAGGCCCCTCGCGCCATTTGCGTGGTGTCAGGACGGGCCAAAATCCATGGTCTGCACGCAGCACTTCGGGCTGGATATGTGAAAGAGCTTATTGTGGACGAGCCGACCGCTCATCTCTTATGGCAGCGGATGGGTCACAGCCTGGACGATCTATAG
- a CDS encoding RibD family protein: MEEERFPVDRLRLSRIYTGREWESLPETLLSCPKVEEIYGPLKFPAVHADRCYTFGSFVMSIDGRIAFPASPDGTLIAKSNRIDPDGGLCDYWILNLLRAASDAVIMGSLTIKREPRLTGRIFDPALLEQRCAERRMPVPLHVILSRSGENLPLDHRIYADDTIPVVTVLSPSGGAALKKRAPDRFIPFSGDREELSHYLGGEKEGLWHRSLLLSAGEGDQLLSSEVVRLLAGAGIRRALVESPTFLASLLASGDLDELFLNTSGIFVGGKALTIGEQLCSFTPESHPHARVLTMHAHSDAFFYTRYRFSD; the protein is encoded by the coding sequence ATGGAAGAGGAACGCTTTCCAGTCGACCGGCTTCGATTGTCGAGAATCTATACGGGAAGGGAGTGGGAAAGCCTTCCCGAAACACTTCTTTCCTGTCCAAAGGTGGAAGAAATTTACGGCCCTCTCAAATTTCCTGCCGTTCACGCCGACCGCTGCTACACCTTTGGCTCTTTCGTTATGTCGATCGACGGTCGTATTGCATTTCCCGCCTCACCCGACGGAACCTTGATTGCCAAAAGCAATAGAATCGACCCCGACGGCGGTCTCTGCGATTACTGGATTCTCAACCTCCTGCGGGCTGCAAGCGATGCGGTGATCATGGGTAGTTTGACCATCAAGCGGGAACCGCGTTTGACCGGAAGGATCTTTGATCCCGCCCTGCTTGAGCAACGTTGTGCGGAACGGAGAATGCCGGTTCCTCTTCATGTCATACTTTCACGCAGCGGTGAGAACCTGCCGCTTGATCATAGAATTTATGCAGATGACACTATCCCTGTTGTGACGGTTCTCTCTCCTTCCGGGGGCGCAGCCCTCAAAAAGAGAGCCCCTGATCGGTTTATTCCCTTTTCAGGTGATCGGGAAGAGCTTTCGCACTATCTTGGCGGTGAAAAAGAGGGTCTCTGGCACCGCTCCCTCCTGCTTTCCGCGGGAGAAGGAGACCAACTCCTTTCTTCGGAGGTGGTACGCCTCCTTGCCGGAGCGGGGATCCGGAGGGCCCTTGTGGAGAGCCCCACGTTTCTTGCCTCGCTGCTGGCTTCCGGAGATCTTGATGAGCTCTTTCTCAATACCTCCGGCATCTTTGTCGGAGGAAAGGCATTAACCATCGGCGAACAGCTATGTTCGTTTACACCGGAAAGCCATCCTCATGCAAGGGTCTTGACCATGCATGCCCACAGTGATGCCTTTTTCTATACGCGCTATCGTTTTTCCGACTGA
- a CDS encoding SRPBCC family protein — MGYPAAPAKKHPTDRLVTKTADISAPMLTVFEVIEDIKLFEQLEENVRKVTITSDIKQGLGMKSHWDLFDPSTGEAWYVDEEFIYYEKPKQLAYIGINGEGKDYTGVHNLSENEDGTTHLLFNELFHFPIGNEIESVVEGMMANVKQEAERRSAGQ, encoded by the coding sequence ATGGGATATCCGGCGGCTCCGGCCAAAAAACATCCGACCGATCGCCTTGTTACAAAGACGGCAGATATTTCTGCCCCGATGCTTACGGTTTTCGAAGTCATTGAGGACATCAAACTCTTTGAACAGCTCGAGGAGAATGTTCGCAAGGTCACCATAACATCGGACATAAAACAGGGTCTCGGTATGAAAAGTCACTGGGATCTTTTCGATCCTTCCACCGGAGAGGCCTGGTATGTGGATGAAGAGTTCATCTACTACGAGAAGCCGAAACAACTTGCCTATATCGGGATAAATGGAGAGGGGAAGGACTATACCGGCGTGCACAACCTCTCCGAAAATGAAGACGGGACAACACATCTGCTCTTTAACGAACTCTTCCATTTCCCCATCGGAAACGAAATTGAAAGCGTTGTCGAGGGCATGATGGCGAACGTCAAGCAGGAAGCCGAGAGACGTTCCGCCGGACAATAA